Proteins found in one Myxococcaceae bacterium JPH2 genomic segment:
- a CDS encoding competence/damage-inducible protein A: protein MERTGASAVIIGNEVLTAKVKDENGPLLIRRLREVGIPLRSVEIVLDEVDAIVDAVSRARLRSRYVFTSGGIGPTHDDVTVRAVALAMGRPVVRLPEMVELLHQWAPNGKVTPEGMRLADAPEGTVLLPQEGTWFPVMSVDDVYLLPGVPQLFKMQVETVLSRLRGTPVHLVNLFLRLGESELAGVLDRVALDMPHVALGSYPVFDQGLDYRVKITVEATDRAHVEDAVGRLVRGLPAHAVVRRE, encoded by the coding sequence ATGGAGCGCACCGGCGCATCAGCGGTCATCATCGGCAACGAGGTCCTCACCGCGAAGGTGAAGGACGAGAACGGGCCCCTCCTCATCCGCAGGCTGCGGGAGGTGGGGATTCCGTTGCGCTCGGTGGAGATCGTCCTCGACGAGGTGGACGCCATCGTCGACGCCGTGTCTCGCGCGCGCCTGCGCTCCCGCTACGTCTTCACCAGCGGCGGCATCGGCCCCACGCACGATGACGTGACGGTGCGCGCGGTGGCGCTCGCCATGGGCCGCCCCGTCGTGCGCCTGCCGGAGATGGTGGAGCTGCTTCACCAGTGGGCGCCCAACGGGAAGGTGACGCCCGAGGGCATGCGGCTCGCGGATGCGCCCGAGGGCACGGTGCTCCTGCCGCAAGAGGGCACGTGGTTCCCCGTCATGTCCGTGGATGACGTGTACCTGCTGCCCGGGGTGCCGCAGCTCTTCAAGATGCAGGTGGAGACGGTGCTGTCGCGCCTGCGCGGCACGCCCGTGCACCTGGTGAACCTCTTCCTGCGCCTGGGCGAGAGCGAGCTGGCGGGGGTGCTGGACCGCGTGGCGCTCGACATGCCGCACGTGGCGCTGGGCTCGTATCCGGTGTTCGACCAGGGGCTGGACTACCGGGTGAAGATCACCGTGGAGGCCACCGACCGCGCCCACGTCGAGGATGCCGTGGGGCGGTTGGTGCGGGGCCTTCCGGCCCACGCCGTGGTGCGGCGGGAGTAG
- the tmk gene encoding dTMP kinase, with the protein MSGARKTAARRGTFIVLEGLDGAGTTTQTERLASALRADGHAVVTTREPSDGPLGTLIRQALTGRLGLPHGAGPLAPETLALLFAADRTDHLKARVLPALDEGKVVLCDRYVLSSLAYQGASLPMAWVETINAFAVPPDLTLFVGVAPEVAARRRASRGGPAELFEADEAQRRIARQYLAAIRRRQKRERIVRIDGELSVEAVTEASLVEIRKVLGRKRVR; encoded by the coding sequence ATGAGCGGCGCGCGGAAGACGGCGGCCCGGCGCGGGACGTTCATCGTCCTGGAGGGCCTGGATGGCGCGGGCACCACCACCCAGACAGAGCGCCTGGCGTCCGCGCTGCGGGCGGATGGGCACGCGGTGGTGACGACGCGCGAGCCCTCCGACGGCCCGCTGGGCACGCTGATCCGTCAGGCGCTGACGGGGCGGCTGGGCCTGCCGCACGGCGCTGGGCCGCTGGCGCCCGAGACGCTGGCGCTCCTCTTCGCCGCGGACCGCACGGACCACCTGAAGGCGCGCGTGCTGCCCGCGCTGGACGAGGGCAAGGTCGTCCTGTGCGACCGCTACGTCCTGTCGTCGCTGGCCTATCAGGGCGCGAGCCTGCCCATGGCCTGGGTCGAGACGATCAACGCGTTCGCGGTGCCGCCGGACCTGACGCTCTTCGTCGGCGTGGCGCCCGAAGTCGCGGCGCGGCGCAGGGCCTCGCGTGGTGGCCCGGCCGAACTCTTCGAAGCGGACGAGGCGCAGCGGCGCATCGCGCGTCAGTACCTCGCGGCGATTCGTCGGCGGCAGAAGCGTGAGCGCATCGTGCGTATCGACGGCGAGCTGTCAGTGGAAGCCGTGACGGAGGCGTCGCTGGTGGAGATTCGCAAGGTGCTGGGCCGCAAGCGCGTGCGCTAG
- the ribB gene encoding 3,4-dihydroxy-2-butanone-4-phosphate synthase yields the protein MSHDTELSTIEDAIRDIRDGKFVVVADDEDRENEGDLIMAAEKVTPEHIAFMVRHTSGIICMPMLAERLDALRLPQMVAENTESHRTAFTVSVDYRHGTTTGVSAVDRAATIRALVNPASQADDFLRPGHIFPLRYREGGVLRRAGHTEATVDLSRLAGFEPSGILCELVKDDGTMQRMPDLKAFAREHRLSVITIADLIEYRRRKDKLVRREPGQHTVTTRHGEFTALTYSWMPDGVKSLVLVKGDPSRQPHPLVRLHAACALGDVFGSPTCQCHQLLDQSLATIAREGTGVLVYLPGMHGDDFGIHHKRNTDGSSPHSGRGPHESRDLGMGCQILTDLGVRSMRLMSNTDMTYRGLAGFGLTIDSRVPLQVS from the coding sequence ATGAGCCACGATACCGAGCTGTCCACCATCGAGGACGCCATCCGAGACATCCGGGACGGCAAGTTCGTCGTCGTCGCGGACGATGAGGACCGCGAGAACGAGGGCGACCTCATCATGGCGGCCGAGAAGGTCACCCCCGAGCACATCGCCTTCATGGTCCGCCACACCAGCGGCATCATCTGCATGCCCATGCTCGCCGAGCGGCTGGACGCCCTGCGGCTGCCGCAGATGGTGGCGGAGAACACCGAGTCGCACCGCACCGCCTTCACCGTGTCCGTGGACTACCGGCACGGCACCACCACGGGCGTCTCCGCCGTGGACCGCGCCGCGACCATCCGCGCCCTCGTCAATCCGGCCAGCCAGGCGGACGACTTCCTGCGCCCCGGCCACATCTTCCCGCTGCGCTACCGCGAGGGCGGCGTGCTGCGCCGCGCGGGCCACACCGAGGCCACCGTGGACCTGTCGCGGCTGGCGGGCTTCGAGCCCTCGGGCATCCTCTGCGAGCTGGTCAAGGACGACGGCACCATGCAGCGCATGCCGGACCTGAAGGCCTTCGCGCGCGAGCACCGCCTGTCCGTCATCACCATCGCGGACCTCATCGAGTACCGCCGCCGCAAGGACAAGCTGGTCCGCCGCGAGCCGGGACAGCACACCGTCACCACGCGCCACGGCGAGTTCACCGCCCTCACCTACTCGTGGATGCCCGATGGCGTGAAGTCGCTCGTCCTGGTGAAGGGCGACCCGAGCCGCCAGCCGCACCCGCTCGTGCGCCTGCACGCCGCCTGCGCGCTGGGTGACGTGTTCGGCTCGCCGACCTGCCAGTGCCACCAGCTGCTCGATCAATCGCTCGCCACCATCGCGCGCGAGGGCACGGGCGTGCTCGTGTACCTGCCGGGCATGCACGGCGACGACTTCGGCATCCACCACAAGCGCAACACCGACGGCAGCAGCCCGCACTCCGGTCGGGGCCCGCACGAGTCGCGTGACCTGGGCATGGGCTGCCAGATCCTCACGGACCTGGGCGTGCGCTCCATGCGCCTGATGAGCAACACGGACATGACCTATCGAGGGCTGGCCGGGTTCGGCCTCACCATCGACTCGCGCGTCCCGCTCCAGGTCAGCTGA
- the thrC gene encoding threonine synthase yields the protein MHADYACSEGCGFRASLLDIVYRCPRCGSLLEVAHDLDALRATPAAEWKRRFESRFGAARIPDASGVWGKREWAYPQLPVEDIVSLGEGRVPLKALPRMASELGLGALDLMECGVSPTGSFKDWGMTVLVSAVKHLRSRGVPVRAVACASTGDTSAALAAYCAAAGIPAVVFLPRDKVSLAQLVQPIANGARVLSLDTDFDGCMRLVQAVTADTGLYLANSMNSLRIEGQKMIAVELCQDLGWDPPDWVVIPGGNLGNASALGRGFELMLSLGLITRRPRIAVAQAQRANPFARAFRGGFRELVPMQAEHTLASAIQIGNPVSFRRAVRMLQAFEGVVEEATESELANAAARADREGTFACPQTGVALAAVEKLVARGVIARDARVAVISTAHGLKFADFKVGYHRSALADVASAHANPPVNLPAELNAVKAALADLS from the coding sequence ATGCACGCGGACTACGCATGCAGTGAGGGCTGCGGGTTTCGCGCCTCCCTGCTCGACATCGTCTATCGCTGCCCTCGGTGCGGCAGCTTGCTGGAAGTGGCGCACGACCTGGACGCGCTTCGGGCGACGCCCGCCGCCGAGTGGAAGCGCCGCTTCGAGAGTCGCTTCGGCGCGGCGCGGATTCCGGATGCCTCGGGCGTGTGGGGCAAGCGCGAGTGGGCGTATCCGCAGTTGCCCGTCGAGGACATCGTGTCGCTGGGCGAAGGGCGCGTGCCGCTCAAGGCGCTGCCGCGCATGGCCTCGGAGCTGGGGCTCGGCGCGCTGGACTTGATGGAGTGCGGCGTCTCGCCCACGGGCAGCTTCAAGGACTGGGGCATGACGGTCCTGGTGTCCGCGGTGAAGCACCTGCGCTCGCGTGGCGTGCCCGTGCGCGCGGTGGCGTGCGCGTCCACGGGCGACACCTCCGCGGCGCTGGCGGCCTACTGCGCGGCGGCGGGCATCCCCGCGGTGGTCTTCCTTCCGAGGGACAAGGTGTCGCTCGCGCAGCTCGTGCAGCCCATCGCGAATGGGGCGCGCGTCTTGTCGCTCGACACGGACTTCGACGGCTGCATGCGGCTGGTGCAGGCGGTGACGGCGGACACGGGGCTGTACCTGGCCAACTCGATGAACTCGCTGCGCATCGAGGGGCAGAAGATGATCGCCGTGGAGCTGTGCCAGGACCTGGGCTGGGACCCGCCGGACTGGGTGGTGATTCCGGGCGGCAACCTGGGCAACGCCAGCGCCCTGGGCCGCGGCTTCGAGCTGATGCTGTCGCTGGGCCTCATCACCCGTCGTCCGCGCATCGCGGTGGCGCAGGCGCAGCGGGCCAACCCGTTCGCGCGCGCCTTCCGAGGCGGGTTCCGCGAGCTGGTCCCGATGCAGGCCGAGCACACCCTGGCGTCCGCCATCCAGATTGGCAACCCGGTGTCGTTCCGGCGCGCGGTGCGGATGCTCCAGGCCTTCGAGGGCGTGGTGGAAGAGGCCACCGAGTCCGAGCTGGCGAACGCGGCCGCGCGGGCCGACCGCGAGGGCACCTTCGCGTGTCCTCAGACGGGCGTGGCGCTCGCGGCGGTGGAGAAGCTGGTGGCGCGCGGCGTGATTGCGCGAGACGCGCGCGTGGCGGTCATCTCCACGGCGCACGGCCTGAAGTTCGCGGACTTCAAGGTGGGCTACCACCGCTCGGCGCTGGCCGACGTGGCGAGCGCCCACGCGAATCCGCCGGTGAACCTGCCGGCGGAGTTGAACGCGGTGAAGGCCGCGCTCGCGGACCTCAGCTGA